Proteins from a genomic interval of Brucella intermedia LMG 3301:
- a CDS encoding Fe(3+) ABC transporter substrate-binding protein produces MSKFARSGLALAAVTFFAGAAHADEVNIYTTREPGLIQPLLDAFKSSTGITVNTVFLKDGLAERVASEGANSPADILMTVDAGNLVDLVDKGLTQPVDSKVLKEAVPEQLRDAKDNWFALSMRARIVYAAKDLELDKINYEDLSDPKWKGKICIRAGQHPYNTALFADYIAHYGPEKTEEWLKGLKDNLARKAAGGDRDGAKDIVGGICDIAVANSYYVGLMRSGKGGDEQKTWGEGIKVLLPTFKDGGTQVNISGAAVAKNAPHKDAAVKLLEYLVSDEAQQLYAKANFEYPVKPGAPLDPIVESFGELKIDSVPLSEIVSHRKQASELVDKVGFDN; encoded by the coding sequence ATGTCCAAGTTCGCGCGTTCTGGCCTTGCTCTCGCCGCAGTAACGTTCTTTGCAGGAGCTGCCCACGCAGATGAAGTGAACATTTACACGACGCGTGAACCGGGCCTCATTCAGCCCCTGCTCGATGCTTTCAAATCGTCTACCGGAATTACCGTCAATACGGTTTTCCTGAAGGACGGTCTGGCAGAACGCGTAGCTTCTGAGGGCGCCAACTCGCCCGCCGACATTCTTATGACGGTCGACGCCGGGAACCTGGTCGATCTCGTCGACAAGGGACTCACCCAGCCTGTTGATTCCAAGGTGCTGAAAGAAGCTGTTCCGGAACAGCTCCGCGACGCCAAGGATAACTGGTTCGCATTGTCCATGCGCGCTCGCATCGTCTATGCCGCGAAAGACCTCGAGCTCGACAAGATCAACTATGAGGACCTGTCCGATCCGAAGTGGAAGGGCAAAATCTGCATCCGTGCGGGCCAGCATCCTTACAATACAGCACTCTTCGCGGACTATATCGCGCATTACGGTCCGGAAAAGACCGAAGAATGGTTGAAGGGGCTCAAGGATAATCTTGCGCGCAAGGCTGCCGGTGGCGATCGTGATGGTGCCAAGGATATCGTAGGCGGCATTTGCGATATAGCCGTTGCCAATTCCTATTATGTCGGCCTGATGCGTTCGGGTAAGGGCGGTGACGAGCAGAAGACCTGGGGCGAAGGCATCAAGGTTCTGCTGCCGACATTCAAGGATGGCGGAACCCAGGTCAACATCAGTGGCGCAGCCGTTGCAAAGAATGCACCGCACAAGGACGCAGCAGTCAAGCTGCTCGAATATCTGGTGTCCGACGAAGCCCAGCAGCTCTACGCCAAGGCCAATTTCGAGTATCCGGTAAAGCCGGGCGCTCCGCTTGATCCAATCGTGGAATCGTTCGGTGAACTGAAGATCGACAGTGTTCCGCTTTCGGAAATTGTGAGCCATCGCAAGCAGGCAAGCGAACTGGTCGACAAAGTCGGTTTTGATAACTAA
- a CDS encoding ABC transporter ATP-binding protein: MDAARNPHDKRQVFGQSGPALTLSGITRQFGAVRALNDVSLDVHEGEIICLVGHSGCGKTSLLRIIAGIDVPDSGTLTMGGQALVGPSVFIEPEKRNVGVVFQDYALFPHLTVRENILFGLRRMPRHAADARTGELLELVSLSHMADRYPHMLSGGEQQRVALIRALAPKPQLLLMDEPFSNLDRGLRARVRRETVALLRELGTTAIIVTHEAEEALSTGDRVVLMRSGEVVQNGPARELHDQPVNRYAADFFCDFNVIPGKVEGNGLVTPFGKIAISAQFGPDAEAFAYLRPRDFTIVTDSETGEASLRGHIEARTFLGEIEELVVRVTDAAPRLRVRTELRLPASSNDIVLRPHWDKALIFPK; the protein is encoded by the coding sequence ATGGACGCAGCACGCAACCCGCATGATAAAAGACAGGTATTCGGGCAATCCGGCCCAGCACTGACTCTGTCCGGTATTACCCGCCAGTTTGGCGCTGTGCGTGCGCTCAATGATGTCTCTCTCGATGTTCACGAGGGCGAGATAATTTGCCTGGTCGGCCATTCCGGCTGCGGTAAGACTTCCCTGCTGCGCATTATCGCGGGCATCGATGTTCCAGACAGTGGAACACTCACCATGGGGGGGCAGGCGCTGGTCGGCCCATCCGTCTTTATTGAGCCTGAAAAACGGAACGTGGGTGTCGTCTTCCAGGACTACGCTTTGTTTCCGCACCTGACGGTAAGAGAAAACATCCTGTTCGGATTGCGAAGAATGCCCCGCCACGCGGCGGATGCGCGGACAGGAGAGCTTCTCGAACTGGTGTCGCTCTCGCACATGGCGGATCGCTATCCGCACATGCTGTCAGGTGGCGAGCAGCAACGTGTGGCACTTATCCGGGCCCTTGCTCCGAAACCACAGCTTCTGCTGATGGACGAGCCGTTTTCGAACCTTGATAGAGGACTGCGCGCCCGGGTTCGCCGTGAGACAGTGGCTTTGCTGAGGGAGCTTGGCACAACGGCGATTATCGTAACGCACGAAGCCGAAGAGGCGCTGTCGACCGGAGATCGTGTCGTATTGATGCGATCTGGCGAAGTTGTTCAGAATGGCCCGGCACGCGAGCTTCATGACCAGCCCGTGAACCGGTATGCAGCGGATTTTTTCTGTGACTTCAATGTGATACCCGGAAAAGTCGAGGGTAATGGGCTGGTAACTCCCTTTGGGAAAATTGCCATAAGTGCACAGTTTGGACCCGACGCTGAAGCGTTTGCCTATCTGCGTCCGCGTGACTTTACGATTGTGACCGATAGTGAGACTGGCGAAGCTTCATTGCGTGGTCATATTGAAGCCCGCACCTTTCTCGGTGAAATCGAAGAACTGGTCGTGCGGGTAACAGATGCGGCTCCGCGCCTGCGTGTACGCACCGAACTGCGGCTTCCGGCTTCTTCCAACGATATAGTGCTACGCCCGCATTGGGATAAGGCGCTGATTTTCCCCAAGTGA
- a CDS encoding NAD(P)/FAD-dependent oxidoreductase translates to MGPVTDKVATADSLPQETKIAIIGGGVIGVSTALFLAERGIPVTLLEKGEIAGEQSSRNWGWCRRTGRDSREMPLIVESMRLWEGMNERTGRETGFRVTGIAYTAEKEEQMALYAEWIRIAREHGIGTELLNANQVAALAPGINRRLAGGMITPRDGRAEPQKAVPAFAAKAQENGAIILQNCAVRGIETTNGRVTAVLTEKGRLCCEAVIVAGGAWSRLIVSSFKAHLPQLKVRSSVFRTAPIDAGVEPAIAFSDFALRKRLDGGYTVASLGGSIADIVPDSFRFFRDFIPSLSTEWRSLRFRFGERFFEEAFQWKLRPADEISIFEKIRTLDPAPHKAANAQVLTKLRQAIPSFAQATIEQEWAGLIDTMPDVIPVISPLPGIEGLIVATGFSGHGFGIGPGAGKLVADMVTGETPVVDPSAFHISRFSDGSKIRIENWG, encoded by the coding sequence ATGGGGCCGGTCACGGATAAGGTGGCGACAGCTGACAGCTTGCCGCAGGAAACCAAAATTGCCATCATCGGCGGCGGCGTCATCGGTGTTTCCACTGCCCTTTTTCTGGCCGAACGCGGCATTCCTGTCACTCTCCTTGAAAAGGGGGAGATCGCGGGGGAACAATCCAGCCGCAATTGGGGGTGGTGCCGCCGTACCGGGCGCGACAGCCGGGAAATGCCCCTCATCGTCGAAAGCATGCGACTATGGGAAGGCATGAATGAGCGAACGGGGCGCGAAACCGGTTTCCGTGTGACCGGAATTGCCTACACAGCTGAAAAAGAAGAGCAAATGGCTCTTTATGCGGAGTGGATCAGGATAGCTCGGGAACACGGCATTGGGACGGAACTTCTCAATGCAAATCAGGTCGCAGCATTGGCACCCGGCATCAATCGTCGGCTCGCAGGCGGCATGATAACGCCGCGCGACGGACGGGCCGAACCGCAAAAGGCGGTTCCGGCTTTTGCCGCAAAAGCGCAAGAGAATGGCGCCATCATTCTACAAAACTGTGCCGTGCGCGGTATAGAGACGACCAATGGCCGGGTCACGGCAGTCCTTACCGAAAAAGGCCGTCTGTGCTGCGAGGCAGTGATCGTCGCGGGCGGAGCCTGGTCAAGACTTATCGTTTCGAGCTTCAAGGCCCACCTGCCGCAGTTGAAGGTGCGTTCTTCCGTATTCCGCACGGCTCCCATTGATGCCGGTGTCGAACCTGCAATTGCGTTTTCGGACTTTGCCCTGCGCAAGAGGCTTGATGGCGGATACACGGTTGCAAGCCTCGGTGGCTCTATCGCGGATATCGTGCCCGACAGTTTCCGGTTCTTTCGGGATTTCATACCCTCGCTTTCAACCGAGTGGCGGTCGTTGCGCTTCCGGTTCGGCGAGCGCTTCTTCGAAGAAGCTTTCCAATGGAAACTCCGGCCTGCCGACGAGATATCCATTTTCGAAAAAATTCGCACGCTCGATCCTGCTCCGCACAAGGCCGCCAACGCTCAGGTGCTGACGAAGCTCAGGCAGGCAATCCCCTCTTTCGCCCAGGCAACGATAGAGCAGGAATGGGCAGGGCTCATCGACACGATGCCGGACGTCATCCCGGTCATCTCGCCACTCCCGGGCATTGAAGGCTTGATCGTAGCAACAGGCTTTTCAGGGCATGGCTTCGGGATTGGTCCCGGCGCGGGCAAGCTCGTTGCCGATATGGTTACAGGTGAAACGCCGGTCGTCGATCCTTCGGCGTTTCACATTTCCCGGTTTTCCGATGGTTCCAAGATTCGCATCGAAAACTGGGGATAG
- the sodC gene encoding superoxide dismutase family protein has translation MQPFLIASAMMLLAVPAIAADMSVKLYEALPTGQGKEIGTVTISQMDAGLLFKTNLRGLPAGEHGFHVHEKGSCAPAEQDGKTVPAQSAGGHYDPSHSKHHMGPEGEGHLGDLPLLEADAQGNVTQSVTAPRLRSLDEIKGRALMVHVGGDNYSDKPKPLGGGGARFACGVIQ, from the coding sequence ATGCAGCCGTTTTTGATTGCTTCAGCAATGATGCTTCTGGCAGTTCCAGCCATTGCCGCGGATATGAGCGTCAAACTTTATGAAGCTCTGCCAACAGGCCAGGGAAAGGAAATTGGCACCGTCACCATCTCGCAGATGGATGCTGGATTGTTATTCAAGACCAATTTGAGAGGCCTTCCTGCTGGTGAGCACGGCTTTCATGTGCATGAGAAAGGCAGCTGCGCACCGGCTGAACAGGATGGAAAAACTGTCCCGGCGCAATCTGCCGGCGGGCATTACGATCCGTCGCATTCCAAGCACCACATGGGACCGGAAGGTGAGGGGCATCTTGGTGACTTGCCTCTGCTCGAAGCCGACGCACAGGGTAACGTGACTCAAAGCGTGACGGCCCCGCGGCTCAGGTCGCTGGATGAAATCAAGGGGCGAGCCTTGATGGTTCACGTGGGAGGAGATAACTACTCTGATAAACCCAAGCCGCTTGGCGGTGGCGGCGCTCGGTTCGCCTGCGGGGTCATCCAATAA
- a CDS encoding MFS transporter — MTVAVAVAPQKNSARRVLAASMIGTTIEFFDFYIYATAAVIVFPHLFFPASDGNSALLQSLATFAIAFFARPIGGALFGHFGDKVGRKATLVAALMTMGISTVAIGFLPTYDSIGVWAALLLALCRLGQGLGLGGEWGGAVLLATENAPEGKRTWYGMFPQLGAPVGFILATGIFLILAEALTEEQFFAFGWRIPFIASALLVGVGLFIRLKIAETPEFQKAIDKAERVEVPVATLFKQHKMSLLLGTIGAVATFVLFYLMTVFSLGWGTRALGYSREEFLILQMIGVVFFGLMIPVAALLSDRFGMRPVMIIVTVLIGLYGFIMAPLFMAGTAGVLAFLIIGFGLMGLTYGPIGAALAEPFPTSVRYTGASLTFNLAGILGASVAPYIATWLATHYSFDYVGYYMVAAAVVSLIGFTFISFKRGE, encoded by the coding sequence ATGACAGTCGCTGTAGCGGTTGCTCCGCAGAAAAACTCCGCGCGCCGAGTTCTGGCCGCAAGCATGATCGGCACCACGATCGAATTTTTTGACTTCTATATTTACGCGACCGCCGCGGTGATCGTGTTCCCCCATCTGTTCTTCCCGGCAAGCGACGGCAACTCCGCGCTTCTCCAGTCTTTGGCAACCTTTGCGATTGCATTCTTTGCACGCCCCATCGGCGGAGCATTGTTCGGCCACTTCGGAGACAAGGTCGGACGCAAGGCTACGCTGGTCGCAGCGCTCATGACCATGGGTATTTCCACGGTCGCCATCGGTTTCCTGCCAACCTACGACTCCATAGGCGTCTGGGCAGCTCTTCTGCTGGCTCTGTGCCGTCTGGGCCAGGGGCTTGGTCTCGGTGGCGAGTGGGGCGGCGCGGTGCTGCTTGCAACTGAAAACGCGCCCGAAGGCAAGCGGACATGGTACGGCATGTTCCCGCAGCTCGGCGCTCCGGTTGGCTTCATTCTGGCGACGGGCATCTTCCTCATTCTGGCCGAGGCTCTTACCGAAGAACAATTTTTTGCTTTCGGCTGGCGCATTCCTTTCATAGCCAGCGCTCTTCTGGTCGGTGTGGGTTTGTTCATCCGTCTGAAGATCGCCGAAACGCCTGAATTCCAGAAAGCAATCGACAAGGCTGAACGCGTCGAAGTACCGGTCGCAACCTTGTTCAAGCAGCACAAGATGAGCCTTCTCCTAGGCACCATCGGTGCGGTTGCAACCTTCGTCCTGTTCTATCTGATGACGGTCTTTTCGCTGGGCTGGGGCACACGCGCCCTTGGCTATAGCCGCGAGGAATTCCTTATTCTTCAGATGATCGGCGTGGTCTTCTTCGGCTTGATGATCCCTGTGGCTGCGCTGCTGTCCGACCGTTTCGGCATGCGCCCGGTCATGATTATCGTCACCGTCCTGATCGGCCTCTACGGCTTCATCATGGCGCCCTTGTTCATGGCGGGCACTGCTGGCGTCCTCGCATTCCTCATCATCGGCTTCGGTCTGATGGGTCTTACCTATGGCCCGATCGGTGCCGCGCTCGCCGAACCATTCCCAACCTCTGTCCGTTACACCGGCGCCTCGCTGACCTTCAATCTGGCAGGTATTCTGGGTGCCTCGGTCGCACCCTACATCGCGACCTGGCTCGCAACGCACTATAGCTTCGACTATGTCGGTTATTACATGGTCGCAGCCGCCGTGGTTTCGCTGATTGGCTTTACCTTCATTTCGTTCAAGCGCGGCGAATAG
- a CDS encoding carboxymuconolactone decarboxylase family protein, translated as MSIDDLKSKIPDFAKDVRLNLSSMASDETLTPQQKYGLFVACGIASRNADVRKAFVGEATAKVDASVIQAAKSAASIMGMNNVYYRFVHLATNKDYRTMPAKLRMNVIGNPGVDKVDFELWSLAVSAINGCGMCIDAHEDVLRKANVSSEAIQTAVRFASIIQSVAIALEAADTE; from the coding sequence ATGTCCATTGATGACCTGAAGTCAAAAATCCCGGATTTCGCCAAGGACGTCCGTCTCAATCTTTCGTCCATGGCAAGCGATGAAACACTGACGCCACAGCAGAAATACGGCCTGTTCGTTGCGTGCGGCATTGCCTCTCGCAACGCCGACGTGCGTAAGGCGTTTGTTGGCGAAGCCACCGCCAAAGTCGACGCTTCCGTCATTCAAGCCGCGAAGTCGGCTGCGTCGATCATGGGCATGAACAATGTCTATTACCGCTTCGTACATCTCGCTACCAATAAAGACTACCGTACCATGCCGGCAAAGCTGCGCATGAATGTGATCGGTAATCCGGGCGTCGACAAGGTTGACTTCGAGCTCTGGTCGCTGGCGGTATCTGCCATCAATGGCTGCGGCATGTGCATCGATGCGCATGAGGATGTGCTGCGCAAGGCCAATGTGTCGTCGGAAGCGATCCAGACGGCTGTCCGCTTTGCATCGATCATCCAGTCGGTGGCTATCGCATTGGAAGCTGCCGACACGGAATAG
- a CDS encoding peroxiredoxin, with product MLGIGDKLPSFKVTGVKPGFNHHEENGVSAFEEITEASFAGKWKVIFFYPKDFTFVCPTEIAEFARLASDFEDRDAVVLGGSTDNEFVKLAWRRDHKDLDKLPIWSFADTNGSLVDGLGVRSPDGVAYRYTFVVDPDNTIQHVYATNLNVGRAPKDTLRVLDALQTDELCPCNREVGGETLKAA from the coding sequence ATGCTCGGTATCGGCGACAAGCTCCCCTCCTTCAAGGTCACCGGCGTAAAGCCCGGCTTCAACCATCACGAAGAAAACGGCGTTTCGGCGTTTGAAGAAATCACCGAAGCAAGCTTTGCTGGCAAGTGGAAGGTTATCTTCTTCTACCCGAAGGATTTCACCTTCGTTTGCCCGACGGAAATCGCTGAGTTTGCCCGTCTTGCATCTGATTTCGAAGACCGTGACGCAGTCGTTCTGGGTGGTTCGACCGACAATGAATTCGTGAAGCTCGCATGGCGTCGTGATCACAAGGATCTCGACAAGCTGCCGATCTGGTCGTTTGCCGACACCAACGGCTCGCTGGTCGATGGCTTGGGCGTTCGCTCGCCGGATGGCGTCGCGTATCGCTATACCTTTGTTGTCGATCCGGACAACACAATCCAGCACGTTTACGCAACCAACCTCAACGTTGGCCGTGCTCCGAAGGATACGCTGCGTGTTCTCGATGCGCTGCAGACCGATGAACTTTGCCCGTGCAACCGCGAAGTCGGTGGCGAAACGCTCAAGGCAGCTTGA
- a CDS encoding hydrogen peroxide-inducible genes activator produces the protein MLNISVRQLHYFMALVKAGSFSRAAEVVGVTQSTLSAAIQSLEAELGVTLIDRSGRRMQLLPAGEDFLERARTIVALIEELPEHARQAERPLTTRLRMGVIPSIAPFLLPKILPATSRAFPELQLTIREGLTRSLLDSLRSGSLDVALVAHPYDLDEFEVSELGHDIFYLAVRRDHALANRDRVDADDLQDQPFLLLETGHCLREHVMAAIGSTPAQASGDVHATSITTLVQLVDFGMGVTLLPEVAVKAGVTRGTELSVVPYEGKNNYRSLVLVWRSNAARRNEFELFADHLRRKCMKLI, from the coding sequence ATGCTCAACATCAGTGTCCGTCAACTCCACTATTTCATGGCCCTCGTCAAAGCGGGCTCCTTTTCACGAGCCGCCGAAGTCGTGGGCGTAACCCAATCAACCTTGAGTGCCGCCATTCAGTCCCTCGAGGCGGAACTCGGCGTAACGCTGATCGATCGCTCAGGCCGACGAATGCAGCTTCTGCCTGCCGGCGAAGATTTTCTGGAGCGAGCCCGCACTATCGTAGCTCTCATCGAAGAACTACCTGAACATGCGCGGCAGGCAGAACGCCCGCTGACGACCAGATTGCGGATGGGAGTCATTCCGTCGATAGCGCCTTTTTTGTTACCCAAAATTCTGCCTGCGACCTCCAGGGCCTTTCCCGAACTGCAGCTTACCATTCGCGAAGGCCTCACGCGCTCCCTGCTGGACAGCTTGCGTTCAGGATCCCTCGATGTTGCGCTCGTCGCCCATCCATACGATCTCGATGAATTTGAAGTATCAGAGCTTGGTCACGATATCTTCTATCTGGCGGTGCGGCGCGATCATGCCCTGGCCAATCGCGACCGGGTCGATGCTGACGATTTGCAGGATCAGCCCTTTCTCCTGCTGGAAACAGGGCATTGTCTTCGCGAACACGTCATGGCCGCCATAGGTTCCACACCGGCGCAAGCAAGCGGCGATGTCCATGCCACATCGATCACGACACTGGTGCAGCTTGTCGATTTCGGAATGGGCGTCACCCTTCTGCCGGAGGTGGCGGTCAAAGCGGGTGTCACGCGAGGAACGGAACTAAGCGTCGTTCCTTACGAGGGCAAGAACAATTACCGATCGCTGGTTCTGGTCTGGCGCTCCAATGCTGCCCGCCGCAACGAGTTCGAGCTTTTCGCGGATCATCTGCGCCGCAAATGCATGAAGCTGATCTAG
- a CDS encoding RHE_PE00001 family protein, whose translation MAYEIDDLPFEEFFVPVSNATAALVRLDERLSRSPIHDGMIERLHMHDAVASMWLEGELVHMEDLVLHDALMDNRMPSHALTIAHAVLRMRRQIAGKSADWALGPAGIQQLLGRSIDLTPSEVEPRQATDDDFDPLLNDIDSLLARTGALLEGVAPVRPKPETTPRDTLLYDDDWDEDARLQEWRDCLAGTRHLPPLMRAALIHDAWFSLEVVQRSSWIGRLLTAALLRQSGLATGHLPTISLGLRAKRPDERRSSNRVIRLRTFFESIEEAADLSMKEHDRLLLAREQMQRKLKGRRSNSRLPELMEMVLRSPVISSQMVEKELQVTQQGALKLISELNLREITGRGRFRAWGVL comes from the coding sequence ATGGCCTACGAGATCGATGATTTACCGTTCGAAGAGTTTTTTGTGCCCGTGAGCAATGCTACGGCGGCCTTGGTTCGACTCGACGAGCGGCTTTCGCGCTCACCTATTCACGATGGCATGATCGAACGGTTGCATATGCACGATGCCGTCGCTTCGATGTGGCTTGAGGGCGAACTGGTGCATATGGAAGACCTGGTCTTGCATGATGCCTTGATGGACAACCGGATGCCAAGCCATGCCTTGACGATAGCGCATGCGGTTTTGCGCATGCGCAGACAGATTGCCGGAAAATCAGCAGACTGGGCCCTCGGACCCGCTGGTATCCAGCAATTGCTCGGCCGATCCATCGATCTCACCCCTTCGGAAGTCGAACCGCGCCAAGCTACGGATGATGATTTCGACCCGTTGCTCAATGACATTGACAGTCTGCTTGCGCGGACGGGTGCTCTTCTGGAAGGCGTGGCTCCCGTCAGACCCAAGCCGGAAACGACGCCGCGTGACACGCTGCTTTATGACGATGACTGGGATGAGGATGCGCGTTTGCAGGAATGGCGCGATTGTCTTGCCGGCACGAGGCATCTGCCACCGCTGATGCGAGCCGCATTGATCCATGACGCCTGGTTTTCGCTGGAGGTTGTGCAGCGGTCATCGTGGATAGGCCGGCTTCTGACGGCCGCACTCCTGCGCCAAAGCGGTCTTGCAACGGGCCATCTGCCGACAATCAGTCTCGGCCTGCGTGCGAAACGGCCCGATGAACGTCGCTCGTCCAACCGTGTGATCAGGCTCAGAACGTTTTTTGAAAGCATTGAAGAAGCTGCCGACCTTTCCATGAAGGAGCATGACCGGTTGCTTCTGGCGCGTGAACAAATGCAACGTAAGCTCAAAGGGCGCAGGTCCAATTCGCGCTTGCCGGAACTGATGGAGATGGTGCTGCGCAGCCCGGTCATTTCCAGCCAGATGGTGGAAAAGGAATTGCAGGTCACGCAGCAAGGGGCGCTGAAACTGATTTCGGAACTCAATTTGAGAGAGATCACCGGACGCGGGCGGTTTCGGGCCTGGGGAGTTCTCTAG
- the iolG gene encoding inositol 2-dehydrogenase produces MVTRLALLGAGRIGKVHAGAIAADRRARLVAVADANEAAARAIADSAGAEVRSIDAIEKADDIDAVLICTPTNTHADLIERFSRAGKAVFCEKPIDLDIARVRACLAVIREAGAKVMLGFNRRFDPHFAAVRKTIKDGRIGNVEMVTITSRDPGAPPAEYIKVSGGIFRDMTIHDFDMARFLLGEEIESVSASASVLVDPKIGELGDYDSASVILTTASGRQCVISNSRRASYGYDQRIEVHGSLGAVSAENQRPVSIEIASRDGYNRPPLHDFFMTRYTAAYAAEIASFIDALDTGKAPYPSAEDGLQALALAEAALRSVKEGRTVKVAEVLG; encoded by the coding sequence ATGGTGACACGTCTGGCGTTACTCGGTGCGGGCCGTATCGGCAAGGTGCATGCGGGCGCAATCGCTGCGGACAGGCGGGCCAGGCTGGTTGCCGTTGCGGATGCCAATGAAGCGGCAGCACGCGCAATTGCCGACTCTGCCGGGGCCGAAGTTCGCAGCATCGACGCTATCGAAAAGGCAGACGACATTGATGCTGTGCTGATATGCACGCCGACCAATACCCACGCCGATCTTATTGAACGGTTTTCGCGCGCCGGCAAGGCCGTTTTCTGTGAAAAGCCCATTGATCTCGATATTGCGCGCGTCCGCGCCTGCCTCGCAGTTATCCGCGAAGCCGGCGCGAAGGTGATGCTGGGTTTCAATCGCCGGTTCGATCCGCATTTTGCTGCAGTACGCAAAACCATTAAAGACGGACGCATCGGCAATGTTGAAATGGTGACGATCACCAGCCGCGATCCCGGCGCGCCACCGGCGGAATATATCAAGGTATCCGGCGGCATTTTTCGCGACATGACGATCCACGATTTCGATATGGCGCGTTTTCTGCTTGGGGAAGAAATCGAGAGCGTATCGGCGTCGGCCTCGGTTCTTGTCGATCCAAAAATCGGGGAACTCGGTGATTACGATAGTGCGAGCGTCATCCTGACGACCGCCTCCGGCCGACAGTGCGTCATTTCCAACTCACGACGAGCTTCCTATGGCTACGACCAGCGCATTGAAGTCCATGGATCACTCGGGGCTGTTTCGGCGGAAAATCAACGTCCGGTTTCGATAGAAATCGCTTCCAGGGACGGTTATAACCGTCCGCCTCTGCACGATTTTTTCATGACGCGCTACACGGCTGCTTATGCAGCGGAAATCGCTTCGTTTATCGATGCACTTGATACAGGAAAGGCGCCCTATCCTTCAGCAGAAGACGGGTTGCAGGCCTTGGCATTGGCTGAAGCTGCTCTTCGTTCGGTCAAGGAAGGTCGGACCGTCAAGGTTGCGGAGGTCCTAGGGTAA
- a CDS encoding MurR/RpiR family transcriptional regulator, whose translation MDSPAPSPISVPANIKEFEAKLLEVSDRLPKRLKQCADFVAANQDRIAVSTVAEMAEGAGVQSSAFMRFCQIMGFSGFSEMQKLFRDSYAGGWPDYSTRLQHLRETATGSAPALLAEFAEAGRTSLEGLLKTIDPEALEKAVQLLASAHTIHIVGIRRAFPVASYLAYALEKMHVPAMLHSAVGKLENLHAIREGDVLLAITFSPYSPETVAMAETVAARGIDVVGITDTFVSPMSKSAKQTLLVSEVDFGAFRSLSATLCLAIALAVAVGTLRQSD comes from the coding sequence ATGGATTCCCCTGCCCCGTCACCGATCAGCGTTCCGGCAAATATCAAGGAATTCGAAGCGAAGCTGCTGGAGGTGTCCGACCGCTTGCCAAAGAGGCTCAAGCAGTGCGCCGATTTCGTTGCCGCCAATCAGGATCGTATCGCCGTGTCGACTGTCGCAGAGATGGCCGAAGGGGCAGGCGTGCAGAGTTCCGCCTTCATGCGGTTCTGCCAGATCATGGGCTTCTCCGGCTTTTCCGAAATGCAGAAGCTGTTCCGGGATTCCTATGCGGGTGGCTGGCCTGATTACTCGACCCGGTTGCAGCATTTGCGAGAAACCGCAACGGGTAGCGCCCCTGCCCTTCTTGCGGAGTTTGCCGAGGCCGGGCGCACCTCCCTCGAAGGTTTGCTGAAGACCATTGATCCAGAAGCACTCGAAAAGGCTGTTCAGCTTTTGGCGAGCGCGCATACAATCCATATCGTCGGAATCCGTCGCGCCTTTCCGGTCGCGAGCTATCTGGCTTACGCGCTGGAGAAAATGCACGTTCCCGCCATGCTGCACAGTGCCGTGGGCAAACTGGAAAACCTGCACGCTATTCGCGAAGGCGATGTGCTTCTGGCAATTACCTTTTCCCCCTACTCGCCGGAAACGGTCGCCATGGCTGAAACCGTCGCCGCGCGGGGCATTGACGTCGTCGGTATCACAGACACCTTTGTCAGCCCCATGAGCAAATCCGCCAAGCAGACACTGCTGGTTTCCGAAGTGGATTTCGGTGCATTTCGTTCGCTCTCCGCAACGCTTTGCCTGGCTATCGCACTTGCCGTCGCCGTAGGGACACTAAGGCAAAGCGACTGA